A stretch of the Streptomyces sp. WMMB303 genome encodes the following:
- a CDS encoding ABC transporter ATP-binding protein, with protein sequence MTATERPAAPAAGPILQLDDLGVVFTTQSGEVPAVRGVSLLVEPGETLALVGESGSGKSTVALAATGLLAGNARATGSAAVAGTEVVGAGEAALAGLRGRTVSMVFQEPATALDPLTRVGKQIAEVIRNHRDVSAKEAAAEAVDLLRRVGIPEPEKRASAYPFQLSGGQRQRVVIAMAIANEPALLIADEPTTALDVTVQAEILDLLRRLAAETGTGVLLVTHNMGVVADFADRVAVMYQGTVVETGPVEDVLLRPSHEYTRRLLAAVPRLSVAEGSAAQAARPAAPVAGTEPVVELDGVSVVFGRGRSAVRALDRVSLTVHQGETLGLVGESGSGKSTASRVALGLVPPTEGTVSLFGTGLARTRSRARRALRAGIGVVLQDPVASLDARMTVGECVAEPLRVHRRSLTARERQDRVATVLDRVRLPREVARRAPRELSGGQRQRVSLARALVLEPRLLVADEPTSALDVSVQEAVLDVISELQAELGFACLFVSHDLAVVQHFAQRVLVMRAGRIEEQGDTGSTLLRPETDYTRRLLAAVPVPDPVVQRGRRAERLATLAAGRTEARA encoded by the coding sequence ATGACCGCCACCGAACGCCCCGCCGCACCGGCGGCCGGGCCCATCCTGCAACTCGACGACCTCGGCGTCGTCTTCACCACCCAGTCCGGCGAGGTGCCCGCCGTCCGCGGCGTGTCCCTGCTGGTCGAACCCGGCGAGACCCTCGCCCTCGTCGGCGAGTCCGGCTCCGGCAAATCCACCGTCGCGCTCGCCGCGACGGGCCTGCTCGCCGGAAACGCCCGCGCCACCGGGAGCGCCGCCGTCGCCGGCACCGAAGTCGTCGGCGCCGGCGAAGCCGCACTCGCCGGCCTGCGCGGCCGGACCGTCTCCATGGTCTTCCAGGAACCGGCCACAGCCCTGGACCCGCTCACCCGCGTCGGCAAGCAGATCGCCGAGGTCATCCGCAACCACCGCGACGTCTCCGCCAAGGAAGCCGCCGCCGAGGCCGTCGATCTCCTGCGCCGCGTCGGCATCCCCGAACCGGAGAAGCGGGCCTCGGCCTACCCTTTCCAGCTCTCCGGCGGCCAGCGCCAGCGCGTCGTCATCGCCATGGCCATCGCCAACGAACCCGCGCTGCTCATCGCCGACGAGCCGACCACCGCACTCGACGTCACGGTCCAGGCCGAGATCCTCGACCTGCTGCGCCGCCTCGCCGCCGAGACCGGCACCGGCGTGCTGCTGGTCACCCACAACATGGGCGTGGTCGCCGACTTCGCCGACCGGGTCGCGGTGATGTACCAGGGCACCGTCGTCGAGACCGGCCCCGTCGAGGACGTGCTGCTGCGCCCCTCCCACGAGTACACCCGGCGGCTGCTGGCCGCGGTGCCGCGCCTCTCCGTCGCCGAGGGGAGCGCGGCGCAGGCGGCACGGCCCGCCGCACCCGTCGCCGGAACCGAGCCGGTCGTCGAACTGGACGGCGTCTCCGTCGTCTTCGGACGGGGCAGAAGCGCCGTACGGGCGCTGGACAGGGTCTCCCTCACCGTGCACCAGGGCGAGACCCTCGGCCTGGTCGGCGAGTCCGGTTCCGGCAAGTCGACCGCCTCCCGGGTCGCGCTCGGTCTGGTCCCACCGACCGAGGGCACCGTCTCGCTGTTCGGCACCGGCCTGGCCCGCACCCGCTCCCGGGCCCGCCGAGCGCTGCGGGCCGGCATCGGCGTGGTCCTGCAGGACCCGGTGGCCTCGCTGGACGCCAGGATGACCGTCGGCGAATGCGTTGCCGAACCCCTCAGGGTGCACCGCCGGTCGCTGACCGCGCGGGAGCGCCAGGACCGCGTCGCCACCGTCCTGGACCGGGTCAGACTGCCGCGCGAAGTGGCCCGGCGGGCCCCCAGGGAACTGTCCGGCGGGCAGCGCCAACGGGTCAGCCTCGCCCGCGCTCTGGTACTGGAGCCCCGCCTCCTGGTCGCCGACGAACCCACCAGCGCGCTCGACGTCAGCGTGCAGGAGGCCGTCCTCGACGTGATCTCCGAACTCCAGGCCGAACTGGGCTTCGCCTGCCTCTTCGTGTCCCACGACCTCGCCGTCGTCCAGCACTTCGCGCAGCGCGTCCTGGTGATGCGCGCCGGACGGATCGAGGAGCAGGGTGACACCGGCAGCACGCTGTTGCGGCCGGAGACCGACTACACGCGCAGACTGCTGGCCGCCGTACCGGTGCCGGACCCGGTGGTGCAGCGCGGTCGCAGAGCCGAACGCCTGGCCACTCTGGCGGCGGGCCGGACGGAGGCGAGGGCTTGA
- a CDS encoding ABC transporter permease, which produces MSTVMQPGRTPGTPTTAEPAASGTRLAVRRFLRNRLAVVGLGVVVFFVLFCFAGPLVYSTDQTHTLLHQVNLAPSGAHWLGTDAVGHDQLGRLMYGGKVSMTVGLAAGVLATVIGTLWGAAAGYAGGWIDAVMMRIVDAGIAIPALFILLVVSAITTPGLGGLVLILGFVSWLVPSRLVRAETLTLKNRDYVLTLRAIGGTHSRAITRHILPNSVSTIVVAATFQIADAILLVAYVSYLGLGVQPPATDWGGMLTAGLTAAYSGYWWLILPPGLAIILVVWAFNAIGDGLRDAFDVRGRG; this is translated from the coding sequence ATGAGCACAGTCATGCAGCCGGGCCGCACCCCCGGCACGCCCACCACCGCCGAGCCCGCGGCGTCCGGAACCCGGCTGGCTGTCCGGCGCTTCCTGCGCAACCGGCTCGCGGTCGTCGGTCTCGGCGTCGTCGTCTTCTTCGTCCTGTTCTGCTTCGCGGGCCCGCTGGTCTACTCCACCGACCAGACCCACACCCTGCTGCACCAGGTCAACCTCGCCCCCAGCGGCGCACACTGGCTGGGCACCGACGCCGTCGGCCACGACCAACTGGGCCGGCTGATGTACGGCGGCAAGGTGTCGATGACCGTCGGCCTCGCCGCCGGCGTCCTCGCCACCGTCATCGGCACCCTGTGGGGCGCCGCCGCCGGCTACGCGGGCGGCTGGATCGACGCGGTCATGATGCGGATCGTGGACGCCGGCATCGCCATCCCCGCCCTGTTCATCCTGCTGGTGGTCTCCGCCATCACCACGCCCGGCCTCGGCGGCCTCGTGCTCATCCTCGGCTTCGTCTCCTGGCTGGTGCCCTCGCGGCTGGTCCGCGCCGAGACGCTCACCCTGAAGAACCGCGACTACGTCCTGACGCTGCGCGCCATCGGCGGCACCCACTCCAGGGCCATCACCCGGCACATCCTGCCCAACTCGGTCTCCACCATCGTCGTCGCGGCCACCTTCCAGATCGCCGACGCCATCCTGCTGGTCGCCTACGTCTCCTACCTGGGCCTGGGCGTCCAGCCGCCGGCCACCGACTGGGGCGGCATGCTGACGGCCGGCCTCACCGCCGCCTACTCCGGCTACTGGTGGCTCATCCTGCCGCCGGGCCTCGCCATCATCCTGGTGGTGTGGGCGTTCAACGCGATCGGGGACGGGCTCCGCGACGCATTCGACGTGAGGGGACGCGGATGA
- a CDS encoding ABC transporter permease, producing MSTPTYLIRRVLQAAAVILIVTIVVFALLHALPGGPARGILGPQATAQQIAAFDHEQGLDKPLPVQYLYYLGQLAHGDLGTSYTLNEPVSQLITERLPKTLLLTVLSAVVGLLLAVPLGMWQAMRRNKPVDYVITTLSFIAYSTPVYFLGLILVLVFSQALPWFPSQAPQGHTLGEVLADPQGLVLPVAAGAASMIAVFSRYMRAATLENLSEDYVRTARAGGSRSRAILWRHVFRNSLTPVVAMLGYYVPVLFGGALVVEQLFNYPGMGLLFWTAAQSSDYPVLLGCVLIIAVATVTGTLLADIVQRIIDPRVKAGRS from the coding sequence ATGAGCACTCCCACATACCTGATCAGACGGGTCCTGCAGGCCGCCGCGGTCATCCTGATCGTGACGATCGTCGTCTTCGCCCTGCTGCACGCCCTGCCCGGGGGTCCCGCCCGCGGGATCCTCGGCCCGCAGGCCACCGCACAGCAGATCGCGGCCTTCGACCACGAGCAGGGCCTCGACAAGCCCCTCCCCGTGCAGTACCTCTACTACCTGGGGCAACTGGCACACGGCGACCTCGGCACCTCCTACACACTCAACGAGCCGGTGTCGCAGCTGATCACCGAGCGGCTGCCGAAGACCCTGCTGCTGACCGTCCTCTCGGCGGTCGTCGGCCTGCTGCTGGCCGTGCCGCTGGGCATGTGGCAGGCCATGAGGCGGAACAAGCCGGTCGACTACGTCATCACCACGCTGAGTTTCATCGCCTACTCCACGCCCGTGTACTTCCTCGGGCTGATCCTGGTGCTGGTCTTCAGCCAGGCGCTGCCGTGGTTCCCCTCCCAGGCCCCGCAGGGGCACACACTGGGCGAGGTGCTCGCCGACCCGCAGGGACTGGTGCTGCCCGTCGCCGCCGGCGCCGCCTCGATGATCGCCGTCTTCAGCCGCTACATGCGCGCCGCCACCCTGGAGAACCTCTCCGAGGACTACGTCAGGACCGCCCGGGCCGGCGGCTCCCGCTCCCGGGCCATCCTGTGGCGGCACGTCTTCCGTAACTCGCTGACCCCGGTGGTCGCCATGCTCGGCTACTACGTGCCGGTGCTGTTCGGCGGCGCCCTGGTCGTCGAGCAGCTCTTCAACTACCCCGGCATGGGCCTGCTCTTCTGGACCGCCGCACAGTCCTCCGACTACCCGGTGCTGCTCGGCTGCGTGCTGATCATCGCGGTCGCCACGGTGACCGGCACGCTGCTCGCCGACATCGTCCAGCGGATCATCGACCCCCGAGTGAAGGCAGGCCGGTCATGA
- a CDS encoding peptide ABC transporter substrate-binding protein: MSPAPTAAGRRWALVAGATATTGALLAGCSGGGASSASGASDTINYALPANFTPNWILPIGTAAHLNTNNSSISQSLWEPLIAYDGSTGKVGWNKDNSLATAADFADDSKSVTVTLGDRHWSDGKPITSRDVEFWFNLVKENKKDWASYSPGKAPDNWKSFKTVDDTHFTLTFDRAYNQQWMLANELSMIRPMPQHVWDKTGDSGSVSDLDRTPAGAKKVWKYLNGVAKKISGYATDPLWKTVSGPYTLKSFSTAGKVQLTANAEYDGGGKAHIKNVNLLPFTTTDAEENALRAGTVDYGYIKATDLGQKSQFTAKGYIVRPWSGWAITYMPYNFNNPKMGPVFKQLYARQAIQMSVNQKTLSKVVFNGTAVPTYGPIPQGQKSSFVSKKQQDNPYPYDTAKARKLLTDHGWSERGGTMVCTSPGDGDGHCGKGVDKGTKFSMQVLSQSGSTVTDNMMSALQSSFAKTGIDFHIKTAPVNSVLSQSGQCKASEPSCKWQLSFFGTAGSWYFPAYPSGDSLFASGGGSNFGNYSDPEVDKLVARTTTSGSDEAMREYSAALAEKLPVVWLPEPDYQVSVVKKGLGGFAQDSLANFHPAMWKWTK; encoded by the coding sequence ATGTCCCCTGCTCCTACGGCCGCCGGCCGCCGCTGGGCCCTCGTCGCGGGCGCCACCGCCACCACCGGTGCACTCCTGGCCGGCTGCTCCGGTGGCGGCGCCTCGTCCGCCTCCGGCGCCTCGGACACGATCAACTACGCGCTCCCGGCCAACTTCACACCGAACTGGATCCTCCCGATCGGCACCGCCGCACATCTGAACACCAACAACTCCTCCATATCCCAGTCCCTGTGGGAGCCGCTGATCGCCTACGACGGCTCCACCGGCAAGGTCGGCTGGAACAAGGACAACTCGCTGGCCACCGCCGCGGACTTCGCCGACGACAGCAAGAGCGTCACCGTCACCCTCGGCGACCGGCACTGGAGCGACGGCAAGCCCATCACCTCCCGCGACGTGGAGTTCTGGTTCAACCTCGTCAAGGAGAACAAGAAGGACTGGGCCAGCTACAGCCCCGGCAAGGCACCCGACAACTGGAAGTCCTTCAAGACCGTCGACGACACCCACTTCACCCTCACCTTCGACCGGGCCTACAACCAGCAGTGGATGCTCGCCAACGAGCTGAGCATGATCCGCCCGATGCCGCAGCACGTCTGGGACAAGACCGGCGACTCCGGCTCCGTCTCCGACCTGGACCGCACCCCCGCCGGAGCGAAGAAGGTCTGGAAGTACCTCAACGGAGTCGCCAAGAAGATCTCCGGCTACGCCACCGACCCGCTGTGGAAGACCGTCAGCGGCCCCTACACCCTCAAGTCGTTCTCCACCGCCGGAAAGGTGCAGCTCACCGCCAACGCCGAGTACGACGGCGGCGGCAAGGCCCACATCAAGAACGTCAACCTGCTGCCGTTCACCACCACCGACGCCGAGGAGAACGCACTGCGGGCCGGCACCGTGGACTACGGCTACATCAAGGCCACCGACCTCGGCCAGAAGTCGCAGTTCACCGCCAAGGGGTACATCGTCCGGCCCTGGTCGGGCTGGGCCATCACCTACATGCCCTACAACTTCAACAACCCGAAGATGGGCCCGGTCTTCAAGCAGCTCTACGCCCGCCAGGCCATCCAGATGTCGGTGAACCAGAAGACGCTCTCCAAGGTCGTCTTCAACGGCACCGCGGTGCCCACCTACGGTCCGATCCCGCAGGGCCAGAAGTCCTCCTTCGTCTCGAAGAAGCAGCAGGACAACCCCTACCCCTACGACACCGCCAAGGCCCGCAAGCTGCTCACCGACCACGGCTGGAGCGAGCGCGGCGGCACCATGGTGTGCACCAGCCCCGGCGACGGCGACGGCCACTGCGGCAAGGGCGTCGACAAGGGCACCAAGTTCTCCATGCAGGTGCTCTCGCAGTCCGGCTCCACCGTGACCGACAACATGATGAGCGCCCTGCAGTCGTCGTTCGCCAAGACCGGCATCGACTTCCACATCAAGACCGCACCGGTCAACTCCGTCCTCTCGCAGTCCGGCCAGTGCAAGGCCAGTGAACCGAGCTGCAAGTGGCAGCTCTCCTTCTTCGGCACCGCCGGCAGCTGGTACTTCCCCGCCTACCCCAGCGGCGACTCGCTCTTCGCCAGCGGCGGCGGCTCCAACTTCGGCAACTACTCCGACCCCGAGGTGGACAAGCTGGTCGCCCGGACCACCACCTCCGGCTCCGACGAGGCCATGCGCGAGTACAGCGCAGCGCTCGCCGAGAAGCTCCCGGTGGTGTGGCTGCCCGAACCCGACTACCAGGTCTCCGTGGTCAAGAAGGGACTCGGCGGCTTCGCACAGGACTCACTCGCCAACTTCCACCCCGCCATGTGGAAGTGGACCAAGTAG
- a CDS encoding ROK family transcriptional regulator: MNEISPGGSKDAKGASALAPRILELVASGQASSRAELAGLLGAAASTVSLAVSRLVERGLIAEEGTQASTGGRPRKVLRLGGTDEFAVAADLGGRHARVGVVLPGGGVAGVSTVPFAIDEGPEAALPRLAETLQALAEDHGPGLRGVGLSLPGPVDVVSGSVVMPARMPGWNRFPIISWLQDRFGVPAAADNDANCMAVGEHTVRPAEHRQSIMVKIGSAIGAGVIVDGRLFRGATGAAGEITHIRVVGGAETPCSCGNTGCLETVASGAALVRILRERGAHVDRLEDVVRLAGHGDPEATRAVRKAGDYLGQVLAANVNFFNPDAVYLGGILSTLEPFVAAVRSQLYESCHPLVTEHLTIERVSLSADAGLVGAGQFALQRALADALRQVGRTDLASGHLPSPASPAAPGPRTP, encoded by the coding sequence ATGAATGAAATAAGTCCAGGGGGCTCCAAGGACGCGAAGGGCGCCTCGGCCCTCGCCCCGCGGATCCTGGAGCTCGTGGCGTCGGGACAGGCGTCCTCGCGCGCCGAGCTCGCCGGTCTGCTCGGTGCCGCCGCCTCCACGGTCTCGCTGGCCGTGAGCCGACTCGTCGAGCGCGGGCTCATCGCGGAGGAGGGCACTCAGGCGTCCACCGGCGGGCGGCCCCGCAAGGTGCTGCGGCTCGGCGGCACCGACGAGTTCGCCGTCGCCGCCGACCTCGGCGGACGGCATGCCCGCGTCGGCGTGGTGCTGCCCGGCGGCGGCGTCGCAGGCGTCTCGACCGTTCCCTTCGCCATCGACGAGGGACCCGAGGCGGCCCTGCCGCGGCTCGCCGAAACCCTGCAGGCACTGGCCGAGGACCACGGTCCCGGGCTGCGCGGCGTCGGCCTCTCGCTGCCGGGCCCGGTCGATGTCGTCTCGGGCTCGGTCGTCATGCCCGCCCGGATGCCCGGCTGGAACCGCTTCCCGATCATCTCCTGGCTCCAGGACCGCTTCGGCGTCCCGGCCGCAGCGGACAACGACGCCAACTGCATGGCGGTCGGTGAGCACACCGTGCGGCCCGCCGAACACCGGCAGTCGATCATGGTGAAGATCGGTTCCGCGATCGGTGCCGGAGTCATCGTCGACGGCCGGCTCTTCCGGGGCGCCACCGGAGCCGCCGGCGAGATCACCCACATCCGCGTCGTCGGCGGTGCCGAAACACCCTGCTCCTGCGGCAACACCGGCTGTCTGGAGACCGTGGCCTCCGGCGCCGCACTGGTCCGCATCCTGCGCGAGCGCGGCGCACACGTCGACCGCCTGGAGGATGTGGTGCGGCTCGCCGGCCATGGCGACCCCGAGGCCACCCGCGCCGTCCGCAAGGCCGGCGACTACCTGGGCCAGGTCCTGGCCGCCAACGTCAACTTCTTCAACCCCGACGCCGTCTACCTCGGCGGCATCCTCTCCACCCTGGAACCGTTCGTCGCCGCCGTGCGCAGCCAGCTGTACGAGAGCTGCCACCCGCTGGTCACCGAGCATCTCACCATCGAACGCGTCAGCCTCAGCGCCGACGCCGGGCTGGTGGGCGCCGGGCAGTTCGCGCTGCAGCGCGCTCTCGCCGACGCCCTGCGCCAGGTCGGCCGCACCGACCTGGCCTCCGGCCACCTCCCCTCCCCCGCTTCCCCCGCCGCGCCGGGCCCCCGCACCCCGTAG
- a CDS encoding M81 family metallopeptidase encodes MSRPRTPADRPVIAIAGLGIESSTFSPARTLAPAFHPSRGEEVLERYPFLAPGRQLREAAEWHGALVGKSLPGGTVTAAAWEELTGELLERLAALPEPDGLWYDIHGAMTVEGVDDAEAVLLERIRATIGPRVTVSTSMDLHGNVSRELVHRSDLITCYRMAPHEDHMETKERAVRNLVDLLASGAPRPVKAWVPVPVLLAGEQTSTRVEPARSVYAAVEEVEAADGVTDAAIWVGYAWADEPRNRAAVVVTGPDGDAVAAGAERLARGFWEARHDFDFVAPTGTFDGILDEALVSDQRPFYVSDTGDNPTAGGAGDVTWGLARLLERPEFQQDDGPTVLYASVPGPEAVETAVAAGVGATVTVTAGAEVDDRHAGPVTLTGVVHAVRHGDRDAGTEVVIQAGSVHAILTRLRKPYHHEHDFTDLGLDPRGADIVIVKIGYLEPELAEMSAGWKMALTPGGVDQDLVRLGHHRIRRPMFPFDRGMADPDLRARRIPASDQPLTGDEE; translated from the coding sequence GTGTCACGCCCCCGCACCCCCGCCGACCGCCCGGTGATCGCGATAGCCGGACTCGGCATCGAGTCCTCCACCTTCTCCCCCGCCCGCACCCTGGCCCCCGCCTTCCATCCCTCGCGCGGTGAGGAGGTGCTCGAGCGCTACCCCTTCCTGGCACCCGGCCGGCAGCTGCGCGAGGCCGCCGAGTGGCACGGCGCGCTCGTCGGCAAGTCGCTGCCGGGCGGCACCGTCACGGCCGCCGCGTGGGAGGAGCTGACCGGCGAGCTGCTCGAGAGGCTCGCGGCGCTGCCCGAGCCGGACGGCCTCTGGTACGACATCCACGGCGCCATGACCGTCGAGGGCGTCGACGACGCCGAGGCAGTGCTGCTGGAGCGGATCCGCGCCACCATCGGCCCCCGCGTGACCGTCTCCACCTCCATGGACCTGCACGGCAACGTCTCGCGGGAACTCGTCCACCGCAGCGACCTGATCACCTGCTACCGGATGGCGCCCCACGAGGACCACATGGAGACCAAGGAGCGGGCCGTCCGCAACCTGGTGGACCTGCTGGCCTCCGGCGCGCCCCGCCCGGTCAAGGCGTGGGTGCCGGTGCCGGTGCTGCTGGCCGGCGAGCAGACCTCCACCCGCGTGGAGCCCGCCCGGAGCGTGTACGCGGCCGTCGAGGAGGTCGAGGCCGCCGATGGCGTCACCGACGCCGCGATCTGGGTCGGCTACGCCTGGGCCGACGAGCCCCGCAACCGGGCCGCCGTCGTGGTCACCGGCCCGGACGGGGACGCCGTCGCAGCGGGTGCCGAACGGCTCGCCCGCGGCTTCTGGGAGGCCCGCCACGACTTCGACTTCGTCGCCCCCACCGGCACCTTCGACGGCATCCTGGACGAGGCACTCGTCTCCGACCAGCGCCCGTTCTATGTCAGCGACACCGGTGACAACCCGACCGCGGGCGGCGCGGGCGACGTCACCTGGGGCCTGGCCCGGCTGCTGGAGCGCCCGGAGTTCCAGCAGGACGACGGCCCGACGGTGCTCTACGCCTCCGTCCCGGGTCCGGAGGCGGTCGAGACCGCCGTCGCGGCGGGCGTCGGCGCCACCGTCACCGTCACCGCCGGGGCCGAGGTCGACGACCGGCACGCGGGTCCGGTCACCCTCACCGGCGTGGTGCACGCCGTCCGGCACGGCGACCGGGACGCCGGGACCGAGGTCGTGATCCAGGCCGGCAGCGTCCACGCGATCCTCACCCGGCTGCGCAAGCCCTACCACCACGAGCACGACTTCACCGACCTCGGCCTCGACCCGCGCGGCGCCGACATCGTGATCGTGAAGATCGGCTACCTGGAACCGGAACTCGCCGAGATGTCGGCCGGCTGGAAGATGGCGCTCACCCCCGGCGGCGTCGACCAGGACCTGGTGCGCCTGGGCCACCACCGTATCCGCCGCCCGATGTTCCCCTTCGACCGCGGCATGGCCGACCCGGACCTGCGGGCCCGCCGCATCCCGGCCTCCGACCAGCCGCTGACCGGGGACGAGGAGTGA
- a CDS encoding copper homeostasis protein CutC, whose product MTARHALEIAVTSPAGARIAREHGADRVELCTGLELGGLTPSAALVEAAAEAGPPVHVLVRCRPGDFVHDAEEVALMAAEVRSAVASGAAGVVIGALTAHGALDVPVVAALAEAAHAAGRPVEVTLHRAVDQAADPVAAAALLPGLGLTRVLTSGGAATAAEGAGVIAAMAAAADGVEVMAGGGVRPGTVAELLAAGATAVHLSAKTRAAPRRGGRWVPLGAAGASAAEDGHFVTDPAVVAAARRALDAAG is encoded by the coding sequence GTGACCGCCCGCCACGCCCTGGAGATCGCCGTCACCTCGCCGGCCGGTGCCCGCATCGCGCGCGAGCACGGCGCCGACCGGGTCGAGCTGTGCACCGGCCTGGAGCTGGGCGGCCTCACCCCGTCCGCGGCGCTGGTCGAGGCCGCCGCCGAAGCGGGCCCGCCGGTGCACGTACTGGTCCGCTGCCGACCCGGCGACTTCGTGCACGACGCCGAGGAGGTGGCCCTGATGGCCGCCGAGGTGCGGTCGGCCGTCGCCTCCGGAGCCGCCGGAGTGGTGATCGGGGCGCTCACCGCCCACGGAGCCCTCGACGTCCCCGTGGTGGCCGCGCTCGCCGAGGCCGCACACGCCGCGGGCCGGCCGGTGGAGGTCACCCTGCACCGGGCCGTCGACCAGGCCGCCGACCCGGTCGCGGCCGCGGCGCTGCTGCCCGGGCTCGGCCTCACCCGGGTCCTCACCTCGGGCGGCGCCGCCACCGCGGCCGAGGGGGCCGGGGTGATCGCCGCGATGGCCGCCGCCGCTGACGGCGTCGAGGTGATGGCCGGCGGCGGGGTGCGTCCCGGCACGGTCGCGGAGCTGCTCGCCGCGGGCGCCACCGCCGTCCACCTCTCCGCCAAGACCCGGGCCGCGCCCCGGCGCGGCGGGAGATGGGTGCCGCTCGGCGCCGCGGGCGCCTCGGCCGCGGAGGACGGGCACTTCGTCACCGACCCCGCCGTCGTCGCGGCAGCCCGGCGGGCGCTGGACGCTGCGGGCTGA
- the tsaD gene encoding tRNA (adenosine(37)-N6)-threonylcarbamoyltransferase complex transferase subunit TsaD, producing the protein MSRGPIVLGIESSCDETGAGIVRDGQLLAHVVASSMDEHARFGGVVPEIAARAHLHAFNPVVRRALDQAGLRLSQIDALAVTTGPGLSGALQVGLAGAKSLAYAVGAPLYGVHHLAGHVAADTLEHGPLPDPSVVLIVSGGHTSLLLVRDLVREPILHLGDTLDDAAGECFDKVARVLGLPYPGGPAVDRAARDGDPRAVAFPRPLTRPGDDPYAFSFSGLKTAATRWAEQHRLRGEEPPVADGAAALQEAVADVLTRKAVAACRAHGVGTLVVVGGVAANSRVRALAEQRCATAGVELRVPPPTLCTDNGAMIAAVGDLLVRSGAEPAPLGVSVDPSAPLEYAALQPGTPAGAGRAA; encoded by the coding sequence GTGTCCCGAGGACCGATCGTGCTCGGTATCGAATCGTCGTGCGACGAGACAGGTGCGGGGATCGTGCGGGACGGGCAGCTGCTGGCGCATGTCGTCGCGTCGAGCATGGACGAGCACGCGCGGTTCGGCGGTGTCGTGCCCGAGATCGCGGCCCGCGCGCATCTGCACGCCTTCAACCCCGTGGTCCGGCGGGCGCTCGACCAGGCCGGTCTGCGGCTGAGTCAGATCGACGCGCTCGCGGTCACCACCGGGCCCGGTCTCTCGGGCGCGCTGCAGGTGGGGCTCGCCGGGGCGAAGAGCCTCGCCTACGCGGTGGGAGCACCGCTGTACGGGGTGCACCATCTGGCCGGACACGTCGCGGCGGACACCCTGGAGCACGGGCCGCTTCCCGACCCCTCCGTGGTGCTGATCGTCTCCGGCGGCCACACCTCGCTGCTCCTGGTCCGGGACCTGGTGCGGGAGCCGATCCTGCACCTGGGTGACACCCTGGACGACGCGGCCGGTGAGTGCTTCGACAAGGTCGCCCGCGTGCTGGGCCTGCCGTATCCGGGCGGTCCGGCCGTCGACCGGGCGGCACGGGACGGCGATCCGCGGGCCGTTGCCTTCCCCAGGCCGTTGACGCGTCCCGGCGACGACCCGTACGCGTTCTCCTTCTCCGGACTCAAGACGGCTGCGACCCGCTGGGCCGAGCAGCACCGCCTCCGTGGCGAGGAGCCGCCCGTGGCCGACGGGGCCGCCGCCCTCCAGGAGGCGGTCGCCGACGTGCTGACCCGCAAGGCGGTCGCGGCCTGCCGCGCCCACGGCGTCGGGACCCTGGTGGTGGTCGGCGGCGTGGCGGCCAACTCCCGGGTCCGGGCCCTGGCGGAGCAGCGGTGCGCCACCGCCGGGGTGGAACTGCGCGTCCCGCCGCCGACGCTGTGCACGGACAACGGGGCGATGATCGCGGCCGTCGGTGATCTGCTGGTGCGCTCCGGTGCCGAGCCCGCGCCGCTGGGAGTGTCCGTCGACCCGTCGGCACCGCTGGAGTACGCGGCGCTCCAGCCGGGCACTCCGGCCGGTGCCGGGCGGGCGGCGTGA
- a CDS encoding GNAT family N-acetyltransferase: MTASDLRVVRGAALLEQAEALRGVYVDAFCAPPWNEEVERAAEFVARLREEAFGPGFTAVTAGGEGRTSGFATARTTPARLPAGRCYRQAAAALGAERTAAWLCGAREVAELAVRTAARGTGLAAALLATVAADAPGGRVWLLTSVRSPRAVSFYRRQGWTQATHPAPEGEGVVVFLGPRHPARSLAALPQ, translated from the coding sequence GTGACGGCCTCGGACCTCCGCGTCGTCCGGGGTGCCGCGCTGCTGGAGCAGGCGGAGGCGCTGCGCGGCGTGTACGTCGACGCGTTCTGCGCGCCGCCGTGGAACGAAGAGGTGGAGCGGGCCGCGGAGTTCGTGGCGCGGCTGCGGGAGGAGGCGTTCGGGCCCGGGTTCACCGCGGTGACGGCCGGCGGGGAGGGGCGTACGTCCGGCTTCGCCACCGCCCGCACGACTCCCGCCCGCCTTCCGGCCGGCCGCTGCTATCGGCAGGCGGCGGCCGCGCTGGGCGCGGAGCGTACCGCCGCGTGGCTGTGCGGCGCCCGGGAGGTCGCCGAGCTGGCCGTGCGCACCGCGGCCCGCGGCACCGGTCTCGCCGCCGCTCTGCTGGCCACGGTGGCGGCGGACGCTCCCGGAGGCCGCGTCTGGCTGCTGACGTCCGTCAGATCGCCGCGGGCCGTCTCGTTCTACCGCCGCCAGGGCTGGACCCAGGCCACCCATCCCGCCCCCGAGGGCGAAGGTGTCGTGGTCTTCCTCGGTCCGCGCCATCCCGCCCGATCCCTCGCCGCCCTCCCCCAGTAG